Within the Deltaproteobacteria bacterium genome, the region GGGTTGAAAAACAAGAGCGAGCCGGTGTTCGAATTCTTAAAATTCCCTCTTTCCTAGCACAAGCGATTGAAAGCGATCGGTGGCGCAGGATTGCCGACGAGATTTCTGAATTACAGACTCGCGGGGATCGACTTGTCGTCGATGTTCGTGGCAATGCGGGAGGAAGTTTTCCTGCGATGCTTCGAGTACTTGGCTCGGTCAGTTGCCGAAAGGATCTGGTCGGTTGGATTTACCGAGATGAACCGCCAGGCGAAGCGTGGCGCCAAAGTGAAATTGCAAAGCTTCAAATGAAAAACAATGTCGCAGCGGAACCACAATTAGAGCAATTGGAATCGGACGGTGCGATTTCGTTGATCCCTTTTCAAGAGAAAAACTGCTTCGACGGTCCGCTGGTTGTCTTAATTGATCAGGGCACGGGGTCGGTTTCGGAAATTTTCGCTCAAGCGATCAAAGAACGGCCGAGATCTTTTGTGATGGGCTGGCGAAGCGCCGGGCATGTCGTCATGGCCAGGTGGTTTCAGATCGCAGGACTTAGCTCGGACTACACGATTTCAATTCCCGTAGCTCTTTACCGCTCGGCCAAGGGCCAGGAGCTTGAGGGGGTTGGTGTTTCTCCCGATCAGATTCTAACGGATGACCTCAAGCGATGGAGATCACCGCGCGATCCTTGGATTGAAGAGGCGACAAGAACTCTAAGAGTTGTATCGAAATGAGACGATCCAAAGAGTGCGCTGTCGATGAACTAGTCGCGTGTCGAGCGAAACAGGGCATTTGTGTTCCAGCGGTGATGGCATGAGGCATGGGCTTCATTAAAACGGTGCTGTAAGTGCCTCATCTCGGAACATCGGTTGCACTGAACTAGTCTGTCACAAGTTTTTTTAAGGGTACGGGATACAATGATCTCGAGGAGGCTTCGATGGAGTCCAACGGTCGAAATGATGGAAATGGCGGCGGAAAAGATGACAAAGCACCACGCAAGGTCATCGACATTTCAGAGCGATTGCCAAACCGCAATCCAATGGACAAGTTGAAGTCATTGAAAGTTCGCTTGGATCTTGAGCAAGCGAAAGTGGCAATCCCGGTGTCATTGTTGTCGATTTTAACTGTCGTGACTTTGGCAAACTCGAAGCTTTTGACAAGCCCGGAAGTCATTCAGTCGCAAGAACTTGCATCAGAAGGTACCCTGATTAAACCTTCGCGCGGAATCGCTTCGGTGCCAACGGGAACTTCGGAGAACGAAGACCAATTGGTAAAAGAAATGGCTGGTAAAACGTTAAGTGAAATTTCCGCCGTTGGACGAAAGCCGTCGGCATTGGAAAAACTGACGATTGAAACTTTGGAAGGTAAATACGCTGTTCGAATGAACGATGCGCAGAAGATTTCCGAAATCCAGATTTCTGAATCTCAGCAGAATGAGGCGATTAAATTCGAGGCGAACTTCCTAGAATCCAACCGCCAGTGGATGCCTGTTACATTTGATAAAAGTGTTCGGGTGAAAAACGACGATTCGACCAGTGGATCAAAGCAAATGTACCACCTCGTGAACAAGCTCTCGATGCCGGTCGCCAAAGTTGATGTCTCGCTCGATTCTGACGGCCGATTGCTGTCGCTGAAAGTGTTCCCAACGACGGTCGCTCAGGCGAAGTAAGCGGACTCGACGAAAGTCGGCAACAGTCGACCCGTTTGACCGGTAAACTCTAAGTTTACATTCGGAAAGCCAGGTTAAAAACCTGGCTTTTCTATGACCAAATTTGGGTGCCAATCGCCGCCTTTTTTACTCTCGAAGCGCTATGAAAATTCCGATAAAACCCCATGGTTATCAATGACCCGTTCGAGAAGCCGAAATCCTCGGAATCTTCTGAATCTTTGGATCAGCGAGGTATAACTCATTCGGCTCTTCCGTTAGATCGCATGGCGTCCCATGTGGCCGATCTTGTGTTACTTGCTCCAGTGATGGCACTTGCGATGGCACCCTTTCGAAGGGTCGTTACCGAAGCTCGTCTGCTTGACCGAATGGTCGAATCTGACATCGCGATCGTGCAAAGCCTTTTTGCGGCGATTTTTGTCGGAGTGATTTGGGAGGCGGCCTTTGTTTCTTTTTGGGGAACAACGCCGGGCCGGGCGATTTTCGGTCTTCGCATCGTGGATGTCTGGACCGGCGAAAAGCCCCGTCCGTTCCATGCGCTTCTTCGCGCGCTCGCGTGGTGGGGAAGTGTGCTTGTCTTTGGTGCACCGTTCTTTGGTGTGTTCAGTAACTTAAAGCGCAGGCCAATTCACGACCGCGTGGCTGACACCGAAGTTCGTTCTGTGAATACTCGTCGACAATCTGCACCTCCCAAAATGAGTGAGCTCGCTTTTGGATCTTTACTTACGACGGCCACATTGTTTTTTGCTTCGCTGGTGTTGACGACACAGGTGATGGTGATTCGCGAACACGCCGATCAGGCGACTGCGGCAGCGGAACCAAAACTTTGCGGCGAAGTGACGGTGGCGCAAGAAGATTGGGAGAAACAAGAGCGCGTGCCGCTTCGGATCGCAGTGGCTTTAAGTTTAACTGCGGCAGGATTTGTTGATTCCGCGTGCTTAGAGACCGAGGCGGACTATGCGCTTTGGAATAACAATGGTCGAATGCTTGGGTATCTTGCAAAAGGACTTTCCCGTTTCACTCACGATCCAGAAGATTCGGAAAAATATTTTTCGAAAGTTTGTGACCTGGAGCCAGATTCAGATGCTTGCCGGTTAGTAGGCTGGTACCGAGACCTGGCGGACGCAAAAGAAGCTGACAGCGAAGACGAAGGTCAGCTTGCGGAAAAAGTTGAGGCGTTGGCGCGTCGAATGATTGCGCAAGGGTCCCGAGTCGCGCGATCCGGGTCAGAGGCGCCCGACTGGTACCGGCTAATTGTCTTGAAGGAACTTTTCTTACAAAAGGCCGATCCAGAACTTACCTTGAAACTCACTTTGGATTCTGGCCGTCACTTGGCCATCGGGGCGAAGCTTGTCGAGTACCGCGCGCGTGCACTTTGGCGAATGGGACAGAAACAAGAAGCAAAATCAACTGTGTTCGCTTCCGCCGACGCACTTCCTCGCAGAAGTCGCGTCGTTTTAACCTCTTGGCTTTGCAGTCGTGAACTTTATGAATCGTCTTGTTCGCAGGATGCGTTTCGCGCATGTGCGATGATGGAAGGTGCAGCTGATGAAGCCAATGGCGATTTCGCAGTACCGTCGTTTTTGGTAGCGAGTGCGAGACATGCGGAATGTCGGATCGGAAAAGGGCGCGGCACCTCAAACCTTTTGGCTTCGCTTTCAAAACACGTGGTCGAAGAACGCGGCCGAGATCTTTTCGAATCTATACGACTGCTTCGTTCGAGTGAGCGACAAAAGGGAATGGAGCTTTTAAGAAAAATTGCAGCGAGCGACGAGCAAGATGAAGATCTCTTTGTGACAGAAGCCAATATTCGATTGATCGAAGAGTTATCTAAATCGCCTGCGAAAGATAAAAACGCGGCAAAAGAGCTTCTCGATCTTCGCGAGCGATGGTTCACATCGCGCGATGCTAAGCGCTATGCCGATTGGGGCCGAGCTCTTTTCGAAGCGCTCGCAAATCGCGGTGAATGGAATAAAGCCGCAGAGGTCGGAATTCTTTTAGGTTCTGACTTTGAATTCGACCGTGGGCTTCAAAATCGAATTGCGGTAGCCGCTTGGAAAGCTGGGAAACTGAAACTTGCCGCCGAGCTTTTGGACTCCGTCGAAAAGACGAGGTTTCCGGCAAGTCTTGAAGATAAAGATTCAGAAGTCATTCAGGCCATTCGTCGCTCTGGCAGGCGTAAATGATATTTCCGCTACTGCGTGGTCTTTTGTGGTTTCACCGCGCACCGATCACTTGGATGATGGTCGCCTTGAATGTCGGAATGTTCGCGTTGACTTTCCCTGCGTATATCGCCGCCGACCAAGCGATCGCCGATCTACTTGATGACGATGCGTTCATTACGACCAATGGGCTTTTGTTTGCAGCGACAATGGATGTCTCGAAAGAGCCGGAAAGTGTTCGCCTTCTTACGAAGCGAACGCTGGAAGGAAATGAAGACGCGCAACAGCTTTTAGGGCAATTGGCGTTTCGTCGTGCGGACTTTATGGCAAAAATGAAAGCCGAAACTGCGGCCAAATTACCAGGTGATCTCGTTTTGATTGAAGCTTGGCAGAAGTCAGTAAAAAGATTATGGGCCATTCAAAAAGTTCACCCGTCGTACCGAATGGGTTTAAGTAAGGGCAATTCCAATTTACTGCGTTGGTTCACTTATCAGATCACTCACTCAGGTGCGGTCCACCTCTTTTGGAATATGCTTTTTTTACTTTTGTTTGGC harbors:
- a CDS encoding PDZ domain-containing protein — its product is MKLKAALKVTTLERVSSLLFFLGLLAVMSVTFGLSFSLIEYAGLRKAHRDVCLRLRTDYVKKNDPRVRDFVKTCLDEAEKDVARALSDRFAYDPRRALIEILNQRLSALRVSHLNAFAPDETVALWTGEAVDTGVRGRLVDGEIIVTRTLPRSPADLAGIHPGDLVIAVDGIPIQDPEDLRRVSGFWEILRPDETRVNLPVKAEVVQENLEPYWVEKQERAGVRILKIPSFLAQAIESDRWRRIADEISELQTRGDRLVVDVRGNAGGSFPAMLRVLGSVSCRKDLVGWIYRDEPPGEAWRQSEIAKLQMKNNVAAEPQLEQLESDGAISLIPFQEKNCFDGPLVVLIDQGTGSVSEIFAQAIKERPRSFVMGWRSAGHVVMARWFQIAGLSSDYTISIPVALYRSAKGQELEGVGVSPDQILTDDLKRWRSPRDPWIEEATRTLRVVSK
- a CDS encoding RDD family protein; this encodes MVINDPFEKPKSSESSESLDQRGITHSALPLDRMASHVADLVLLAPVMALAMAPFRRVVTEARLLDRMVESDIAIVQSLFAAIFVGVIWEAAFVSFWGTTPGRAIFGLRIVDVWTGEKPRPFHALLRALAWWGSVLVFGAPFFGVFSNLKRRPIHDRVADTEVRSVNTRRQSAPPKMSELAFGSLLTTATLFFASLVLTTQVMVIREHADQATAAAEPKLCGEVTVAQEDWEKQERVPLRIAVALSLTAAGFVDSACLETEADYALWNNNGRMLGYLAKGLSRFTHDPEDSEKYFSKVCDLEPDSDACRLVGWYRDLADAKEADSEDEGQLAEKVEALARRMIAQGSRVARSGSEAPDWYRLIVLKELFLQKADPELTLKLTLDSGRHLAIGAKLVEYRARALWRMGQKQEAKSTVFASADALPRRSRVVLTSWLCSRELYESSCSQDAFRACAMMEGAADEANGDFAVPSFLVASARHAECRIGKGRGTSNLLASLSKHVVEERGRDLFESIRLLRSSERQKGMELLRKIAASDEQDEDLFVTEANIRLIEELSKSPAKDKNAAKELLDLRERWFTSRDAKRYADWGRALFEALANRGEWNKAAEVGILLGSDFEFDRGLQNRIAVAAWKAGKLKLAAELLDSVEKTRFPASLEDKDSEVIQAIRRSGRRK
- a CDS encoding rhomboid family intramembrane serine protease, which gives rise to MIFPLLRGLLWFHRAPITWMMVALNVGMFALTFPAYIAADQAIADLLDDDAFITTNGLLFAATMDVSKEPESVRLLTKRTLEGNEDAQQLLGQLAFRRADFMAKMKAETAAKLPGDLVLIEAWQKSVKRLWAIQKVHPSYRMGLSKGNSNLLRWFTYQITHSGAVHLFWNMLFLLLFGTFIEHTRGSKAMAATVWAGGFGGAIAFVLLSGLTASPMVGASAAVSSLIAMAASDTKRRLPFVYWLLPFRGYYGVAWLPAWVLIPGFVLPDLSGWMASQPGLSGVAYTAHIGGAAVGFALGFFFKAQPEAFHELAQGVTGTAASSTKFAA